One genomic window of Panicum hallii strain FIL2 chromosome 6, PHallii_v3.1, whole genome shotgun sequence includes the following:
- the LOC112896411 gene encoding E3 ubiquitin-protein ligase ATL6-like, translating to MGPSPSNGRRRLLVLVAAAVAGAAADTVTAQQGPPTGPGPSYFDPKNFNPSMAVVMVVLVTAFFLLGFFSIYLRRCAGPPLGGPDEYPAGGRRPGVAYASRSRRARGLDRAVLESFPTMAYADVRAHRAGKGELECAVCLSEFDDDETLRLLPRCAHAFHADCIDAWLASHVTCPVCRAVLAPDYEAPAPPLAPAGVVPAAEQDAPAVPVPQQPAAEPATAPEQAVVVVVDAEETEEERIRREEAAELMRIGSVKRALRSKSGRRPAQFPRSHTTGHSLAAPADAAAAAAETSERYTLRLPEHVLREVVAAGNLRRSASVQTGGDGSVRRVFLGARTGRSVRLGSSGRWPNMSMLARTFSARLPAWGSMRRGEADAPAKGAKVAGDGKTVEQCDGGACPLGAHV from the coding sequence ATGGGGCCGAGCCCGAGCAATGGCCGCCGGCGGCTCCTGGTCCTCGTcgcggccgcggtcgccggcgcggccgcggaCACCGTGACGGCGCAGCAGGGCCCGCCGACGGGGCCGGGGCCCAGCTACTTTGACCCCAAGAACTTCAACCCGTCCATGGCGGTCGTCATGGTGGTGCTCGTCACGGCCTTCTTCCTGCTCGGCTTCTTCTCCATCTACCTGCGCCGCTGCGCGGGGCCCCCGCTGGGCGGGCCCGACGAGTacccggcgggcgggcggcggccgggggtcgCGTACGCATCGCGCTCCAGGAGAGCGCGCGGGCTGGACCGCGCCGTGCTGGAGTCGTTCCCGACCATGGCCTACGCCGACGTCAGGGCGCACAGGGCCGGCAAGGGCGAGCTCGAGTGCGCCGTGTGCCTCAGCGAgttcgacgacgacgagacgCTCCGGCTCCTGCCCAGGTGCGCCCACGCGTTCCACGCCGACTGCATCGACGCCTGGCTCGCGTCGCACGTCACCTGCCCCGTCTGCCGCGCCGTCCTCGCCCCCGACTACGAGGCCCCGGCGCCCCCGCTGGCGCCGGCAGGCGTCGTGCCCGCCGCGGAGCAAGACGCCCCTGCAGTGCCGGTGCCGCAGCAGCCGGCGGCAGAACCAGCTACGGCGCCGGAGCAGGCggtggtcgtcgtcgtcgatgCCGAGGAGACGGAGGAGGAGAGAATCAGGAGGGAGGAAGCCGCCGAGCTGATGCGGATCGGCAGCGTCAAGCGCGCGCTGCGGAGCAAGTCGGGCCGGCGGCCCGCGCAGTTCCCGCGCTCGCACACCACGGGCCACTCGCTCGCTGCGCccgcggacgccgccgccgccgccgccgagaccTCGGAGCGGTACACGCTGCGGCTGCCGGAGCACGTGCTCAGGGAGGTCGTCGCGGCGGGCAACCTCCGGCGGTCGGCGAGCGTCCAGACAGGCGGTGACGGGAGCGTGCGGCGCGTCTTCCTCGGCGCCCGCACCGGGAGGAGCGTCCGGCTCGGCAGCTCCGGCCGGTGGCCCAACATGTCGATGCTGGCGCGCACCTTCTCCGCGAGGCTGCCGGCGTGGGGCTCcatgcggcgcggcgaggccgacGCGCCGGCCAAGGGCGCGAAGGTCGCCGGCGACGGCAAGA
- the LOC112896425 gene encoding glucan 1,3-beta-glucosidase A-like: protein MAMGLPRAGLFVFGVLVSAFRLAHSSTDNNSSEVRAVNLGGWLVVEGWIKPSLFDGIPNRDMLDGTQVQLKSVGLQKYVSAGDGGGSNVTVDRDAASSWETFKLWRISMNEFQFRCFNGQFLTSSDGDVISATADSSGDPETFYIERNNTLLHIKLLNGSYLQVTDNNQLTPNYPSQPGWDDAMATFEMTIVANNLHGDYQLANGYGPDKAKSVLEEHRKNFVSGSDFSFISQNGINAVRIPVGWWIAYDPDPPAPFIGGSLNALDRAFHWAQIYGLKCIIDLHAAPGSQNGMEHSASRDGSVDWPSEANIQKTLDVINFLAQRYADNPCLLGIELLNEPSAAAVPLDTLVSYYKTGYQIVRSYSDTAYVIFCQRIGNADPMELYQAYLGATNTVVDLHYYNLFDPYFEKLNATENIQFIYKNRLPQVQSLNRANGPLVFIGEWVNEWNVTNASQVQYQLFGNAQLEVYGEASFGWSYWTVKCNSVHWDYEWNIRNRYLLGGSLLISPNYMLLVAGCLMYLLSAFT, encoded by the exons ATGGCGATGGGGCTTCCTCGTGCTGGTCTCTTCGTCTTTGGGGTCCTTGTGTCCGCGTTCCGGCTGGCCCATTCGTCAACAG ACAATAATTCCTCCGAGGTCAGGGCGGTGAACTTGGGAGGCTGGCTGGTGGTGGAGGGTTGGATCAAGCCCTCCTTGTTTGATGGCATTCCTAACCGCGACATGCTT GATGGCACGCAGGTGCAGCTCAAGTCAGTGGGGCTTCAGAAGTACGTGAGCGCGGGCGATGGTGGTGGCAGCAACGTGACAGTGGATCGGGATGCTGCTTCTTCATGGGAGACCTTCAAG CTATGGAGAATTTCTATGAATGAGTTTCAGTTCCGCTGCTTCAACGGTCAGTTCTTGACATCAAGTGATGGCGATGTCATCTCAGCAACAGCAGATTCATCAGGGGACCCTGAAACATTTTACATTGAGAGGAACAATACACTGCTTCATATCAAGCTTTTAAATGGGAGTTATTTGCAG GTCACAGACAATAATCAGCTTACTCCAAATTACCCTTCCCAACCAGGATGGGATGATGCTATGGCAACATTTGAGATGACAATTGTTGCCAATAACTTGCATGGAGACTACCAGCTTGCCAATGGATATGGGCCTGACAAGGCAAAGTCAGTCTTGGAA GAACACCGGAAGAACTTTGTGAGTGGAAGCGATTTCTCTTTCATCTCACAGAACGGTATCAATGCAGTCAGGATTCCAGTTGGATGGTGGATTGCATATGATCCTGATCCACCTGCTCCATTTATTGGTGGCTCCCTGAATGCCCTCGATAGAGCATTCCATTGGGCACA GATTTATGGCTTGAAGTGCATCATTGATCTCCACGCGGCTCCTGGATCTCAAAATGGAATGGAGCACAGTGCTAGCAGAGATGGTTCAGTAGATTGGCCTTCGGAAGCTAACATACAGAAAACATTGGATGTCATTAATTTTCTAGCTCAAAG ATATGCTGACAACCCCTGTCTCCTAGGTATTGAGCTTTTGAATGAACCTTCTGCAGCTGCAGTCCCACTAGACACTCTAGTGTCATATTACAAAACAGGCTACCAGATTGTACGAAGTTATTCAGACACTGCTTATGTCATATTCTGCCAGAGGATTGGGAATGCAGACCCAATGGAGCTTTACCAGGCTTACCTGGGTGCGACAAACACGGTTGTAGACTTACATTACTACAACCTCTTTGATCCTTATTTTGAAAAACTGAATGCAACAGAGAACATACAGTTCATTTACAAGAACAGACTGCCTCAAGTACAGTCCTTGAATCGTGCAAATGGACCTCTTGTTTTTATCG GAGAGTGGGTAAATGAATGGAATGTGACGAACGCTTCACAAGTCCAATATCAATTGTTTGGAAACGCGCAATTAGAGGTCTATGGTGAAGCATCCTTTGGCTGGTCTTATTGGACAGTCAAGTGCAACAGTGTGCACTGGGACTATGAATGGAACATAAGGAATAGGTATCTTCTTG GTGGTTCACTACTCATAAGCCCAAACTACATGTTGCTTGTGGCAGGATGCCTCATGTACCTTTTGTCTGCATTTACATGA